A single genomic interval of Flavihumibacter rivuli harbors:
- the plsY gene encoding glycerol-3-phosphate 1-O-acyltransferase PlsY: MKEALLILLAYLIGSIPTALWVSRSFFGIDIREYGSGNSGATNTFRVLGSKWGTFVMIIDVLKGLIAVKLALLLPNYMENELALTNLQLGLGMAAVLGHIFPIWADFKGGKGVATLFGLVIGISPWTALCCSGVFLLVLYLTRFVSLSSILASIAFPVFILIIFNVDNHAYRVFAVVVALMVILTHQKNISRILRGSESKVPILKYRDRRRQRRRNDDSK, translated from the coding sequence ATGAAAGAGGCTCTGCTGATATTATTGGCCTATCTTATCGGCTCTATCCCTACTGCTTTGTGGGTGAGCAGATCTTTTTTTGGCATCGACATCCGTGAATATGGTTCAGGTAATTCCGGGGCCACTAATACCTTTCGTGTACTCGGTTCCAAATGGGGAACCTTCGTAATGATCATTGATGTGTTAAAAGGATTGATCGCGGTTAAACTCGCACTCTTACTCCCCAATTATATGGAGAATGAACTTGCACTTACCAACCTACAGTTAGGATTGGGAATGGCTGCAGTGCTGGGACATATCTTTCCCATATGGGCAGATTTTAAAGGGGGCAAGGGAGTGGCCACATTGTTTGGACTCGTGATCGGCATTTCCCCCTGGACGGCTCTTTGCTGTTCCGGCGTGTTTCTTTTGGTGCTCTACCTTACTCGTTTTGTTTCACTCAGTTCCATTCTGGCCAGTATCGCCTTTCCCGTATTCATCCTGATCATCTTCAATGTAGACAACCATGCCTACAGGGTATTTGCTGTAGTGGTTGCCCTGATGGTTATCCTAACCCACCAGAAGAACATCAGCAGGATCCTTCGTGGCAGCGAAAGCAAAGTACCCATCCTGAAATACCGCGACCGCCGCAGGCAGCGTCGCCGCAACGACGATTCCAAGTAA
- a CDS encoding M48 family metallopeptidase, producing MRRILTIGLLSLALASCSKNPITGRNQLTLFSETEIQGMASQQYKQFLSQNKIVATNVSKDAEMVKRIGQRIATAVTNYYTQQGLSKELEGYQWEYNLIDSKEANAWCMPGGKIVVYTGLLPITQNEAALAVVMGHEIAHALAKHGNERMSQGMVQQLGGVALSVAMVNQPAQTQSLFMNAYGLGSQYGAILPFSRKNELEADKYGLFFSAMAGYNPQEAIPLWERMAKASGGNKPPEFASTHPAETTRIERLRELMPEALKYYRPVK from the coding sequence ATGCGTAGGATATTGACCATTGGTCTCTTGTCGTTAGCGCTGGCATCATGCAGCAAGAACCCAATTACGGGAAGGAACCAGCTCACCTTGTTTTCTGAAACTGAGATCCAGGGTATGGCTAGCCAGCAATACAAGCAGTTTCTGAGCCAGAATAAGATTGTCGCCACCAATGTGAGCAAAGACGCTGAAATGGTAAAAAGGATCGGGCAGCGTATTGCTACTGCCGTTACCAACTATTATACCCAACAAGGCCTATCCAAGGAATTGGAAGGATATCAATGGGAATACAACCTTATTGACTCCAAGGAAGCCAATGCCTGGTGTATGCCCGGCGGTAAGATCGTCGTCTATACAGGCCTGTTACCTATTACCCAGAATGAGGCAGCACTTGCGGTAGTGATGGGGCACGAAATAGCCCACGCCTTGGCCAAGCATGGCAATGAAAGGATGAGCCAGGGCATGGTCCAGCAATTGGGAGGGGTAGCCCTTTCTGTTGCCATGGTCAACCAACCTGCACAAACACAAAGCCTCTTTATGAACGCCTATGGTCTTGGATCACAGTATGGCGCGATCCTTCCTTTCTCCAGGAAAAATGAACTGGAAGCCGATAAATATGGCTTATTCTTTTCTGCCATGGCAGGCTATAACCCGCAAGAAGCCATCCCTTTATGGGAAAGGATGGCCAAGGCTTCCGGTGGCAATAAGCCCCCGGAATTTGCCAGTACCCACCCTGCTGAAACCACCAGGATTGAAAGACTCAGGGAATTAATGCCGGAGGCCCTTAAGTATTACCGCCCGGTGAAATAA
- a CDS encoding YdeI/OmpD-associated family protein translates to MSQNLFEKLQLKDEKNLLIQGLPSSIEKQFSKLAFAKNVTPLLKSRRIDFALVFAINENQLNGILKDVLPALNEGAKFWVAYPKSTSKIVTDLNRDCSWDLITNEGFESVSQVALDHVWTALRFKKAENITIMTRASANGGKPAAIEGVDHEDRIVTPPDDLKILFKKNKTALASFEKLSFTNKKEYVRWINSARKEETRKSRLVATVEMLEAGKKNPSEK, encoded by the coding sequence ATGTCGCAGAATTTATTCGAAAAACTCCAACTGAAAGACGAAAAAAATCTGCTCATTCAGGGTCTTCCGTCATCAATAGAAAAACAATTCAGCAAACTGGCTTTCGCTAAGAATGTTACCCCTTTGCTTAAAAGCAGGAGGATTGATTTCGCCCTTGTTTTTGCGATCAACGAGAACCAACTGAATGGGATCCTGAAGGATGTCCTGCCGGCCTTGAACGAAGGTGCAAAATTCTGGGTAGCCTATCCCAAATCAACCTCAAAGATCGTTACGGACCTTAACCGCGATTGTAGTTGGGACCTCATCACCAATGAAGGTTTTGAGAGTGTTAGCCAGGTTGCATTGGACCATGTGTGGACAGCCCTCCGCTTCAAGAAGGCCGAAAATATAACGATAATGACAAGGGCAAGTGCCAACGGCGGCAAGCCAGCCGCAATAGAAGGAGTGGATCATGAAGACCGTATCGTAACCCCACCGGACGACCTGAAGATACTTTTCAAGAAGAATAAGACGGCACTGGCTTCCTTTGAAAAATTGTCCTTCACGAACAAGAAAGAATATGTTCGCTGGATCAATAGTGCACGCAAGGAGGAAACACGCAAATCCAGGCTTGTGGCTACCGTTGAAATGCTGGAAGCAGGGAAGAAGAACCCCTCTGAAAAATAA
- a CDS encoding class IV adenylate cyclase — protein sequence MTFTNIEIKAKTNNLGQIRNWLQTNNAEFRGTDRQKDTYFKVPYGRLKLREGNIENNLIYYQRRETTGLKQSDFQLSPVGDSVSLKNILDSALGILIEVEKSREIYYIGNVKFHLDEVPGLGHFVEIEASNKEISLVVDDLRSQCSFYMQSFGISEQDLIAASYSDMMLNNR from the coding sequence ATGACTTTCACAAATATTGAAATCAAGGCAAAGACGAATAACCTTGGCCAGATCAGGAATTGGCTCCAGACCAATAATGCAGAATTCAGGGGAACTGATCGCCAAAAAGACACCTATTTTAAAGTTCCCTACGGCCGATTGAAGCTGAGGGAAGGCAATATCGAAAACAACCTCATCTACTATCAGCGCAGGGAGACAACGGGCTTAAAGCAATCGGATTTCCAACTTAGTCCTGTTGGTGATTCAGTGTCCCTTAAGAATATTCTCGACTCCGCCCTGGGTATACTTATTGAAGTAGAGAAATCAAGGGAGATCTATTACATCGGTAATGTAAAGTTCCACCTCGATGAAGTGCCGGGACTCGGGCATTTTGTTGAAATAGAAGCCAGCAACAAAGAGATTTCCCTTGTAGTGGATGACCTGCGCAGTCAATGTTCCTTTTACATGCAATCTTTCGGCATCAGTGAACAAGACCTTATTGCTGCTTCCTATAGCGATATGATGCTGAATAACAGGTAA
- the dnaG gene encoding DNA primase, whose translation MITQQTIQQILSRIDIIDVVGSFVKLKKRGTNYLGLCPFHNEKTPSFTVSPNKEIYKCFGCGKSGNTISFLMEHEKYSYVEALKWLANRYNVEVEETEVSAEVRAQQQLADSLYILNGFAQKYFSTVLFESTEGQDIGLSYLKERGFNEEIIRKFQIGYCKEERNAFVTVALNNQFNKDYLVKSGLAALRNEELVDNYRGRIIFPVHNTTGKVIGFGARIIKKNDRAPKYINTPENEIYVKSKILYGMYFARQVIDKYNECLLVEGYTDVVSLHQAGIENVVASGGTSLTTDQLRLVKKYTNNLTIVYDGDKAGVKAALRGLDMALEEGLNVKLVLIPDNEDPDSYVNKVGAQAFRDFVAENKKDFIIFQLEVAMQDAGNDSQKKAAVVNQIAETISKVNKAEDFTRQQDYIRQSAQLLKIEEEGLNALVNKFIREKVTKLENKMAAAEPGPPEIPPYEESHPVDTDEGFQLLLKDELQERAVVRSLIEFGLKPWDDHKKVAEHIFEELVDDDLFDNQQLLEVIKTYKLWYDAGLEPTAKNFFYHEDQQMSAIVVSLLEFGYEVSEKWKQKFRLPVPGRDDTYREEVISTLGYLKLRKIKRLIEQNQKDLGLPHSIEDQMVLLQTHQALKQMEKDLLKDLGTVIVR comes from the coding sequence TTGATCACGCAGCAGACCATACAACAGATTCTCAGCAGGATAGATATCATCGATGTGGTTGGAAGTTTTGTAAAGCTGAAGAAAAGGGGAACCAATTACCTAGGTCTCTGCCCTTTCCATAACGAGAAGACCCCAAGTTTTACTGTTTCCCCTAATAAGGAAATATATAAATGTTTTGGCTGCGGCAAAAGTGGCAACACCATCAGTTTCCTGATGGAGCATGAGAAATACTCTTATGTAGAGGCCCTCAAATGGCTGGCGAACAGGTACAATGTGGAGGTAGAAGAAACGGAAGTGAGTGCGGAGGTTCGTGCCCAGCAACAACTGGCCGATAGCCTTTATATCCTGAATGGTTTTGCACAGAAGTATTTCTCAACGGTCTTATTTGAATCCACCGAAGGCCAGGACATTGGGTTGAGCTACCTGAAAGAGCGGGGCTTCAATGAAGAAATCATCAGGAAATTCCAGATCGGTTATTGCAAGGAAGAACGGAATGCATTCGTCACAGTAGCCTTGAATAACCAGTTCAACAAAGATTACCTGGTCAAATCAGGTCTTGCCGCCTTGCGCAATGAGGAACTGGTGGACAATTACAGGGGCAGGATCATTTTTCCCGTACATAATACCACCGGTAAGGTCATTGGTTTCGGGGCCAGGATCATCAAGAAGAACGACAGGGCCCCAAAGTATATCAATACGCCGGAGAATGAGATCTATGTCAAGAGCAAGATCCTCTACGGCATGTACTTCGCCCGGCAGGTAATTGATAAATACAATGAGTGCTTGTTGGTGGAAGGCTATACCGATGTGGTCTCCCTTCACCAGGCAGGGATCGAGAACGTGGTCGCCAGCGGGGGTACCTCCCTTACGACCGACCAGTTAAGGCTGGTGAAGAAATACACCAATAACCTTACGATCGTTTATGATGGCGATAAGGCGGGTGTGAAAGCCGCATTGAGGGGATTGGATATGGCCCTTGAAGAAGGCTTGAATGTGAAATTGGTCCTGATCCCTGACAATGAGGACCCTGATAGTTATGTAAACAAGGTTGGCGCCCAGGCCTTTCGGGATTTTGTTGCAGAGAACAAGAAAGACTTTATCATCTTCCAGCTGGAGGTGGCCATGCAGGATGCCGGCAATGACAGCCAGAAGAAAGCGGCTGTTGTTAACCAGATCGCTGAAACCATCTCAAAGGTCAATAAAGCCGAAGATTTTACCCGGCAGCAGGATTATATCCGGCAAAGTGCCCAGCTCCTGAAGATTGAAGAGGAAGGACTGAATGCCCTGGTGAATAAGTTCATCCGCGAAAAAGTAACCAAGCTGGAGAACAAAATGGCTGCAGCGGAGCCCGGCCCTCCCGAAATACCACCCTATGAGGAGTCGCATCCTGTTGATACAGATGAAGGCTTCCAGCTTTTACTGAAAGATGAACTCCAGGAAAGGGCGGTAGTTAGGTCGCTGATCGAGTTTGGGCTCAAGCCATGGGATGACCATAAGAAAGTGGCAGAACATATTTTTGAGGAACTGGTGGATGATGACCTCTTCGATAACCAGCAATTGCTGGAGGTGATCAAGACCTATAAACTTTGGTATGATGCCGGCCTTGAACCTACTGCCAAAAATTTCTTCTACCATGAAGACCAGCAAATGAGTGCCATTGTAGTTTCATTGTTGGAGTTCGGTTATGAAGTGAGCGAAAAATGGAAGCAAAAATTCCGCCTGCCGGTTCCAGGCAGGGATGATACCTATAGGGAAGAGGTTATATCGACCTTGGGTTACCTCAAGCTCCGTAAGATCAAGCGGCTGATCGAACAGAACCAGAAAGACCTTGGGCTTCCCCATTCCATCGAAGACCAAATGGTTTTATTGCAAACGCATCAGGCATTGAAGCAAATGGAAAAAGACCTCTTAAAGGACCTTGGTACCGTGATCGTACGATGA
- a CDS encoding tRNA threonylcarbamoyladenosine dehydratase, whose translation MIPYWMSRTQLLLGDDAVERLMGKNVLVVGLGGVGGICAEMIARAGVGKMTIVDADVVDLSNCNRQIPALHSKEKKLKAEVMAERLKDINPNLELTVYPEYIKDERTVEILTSQPFDYAVDCIDTLSPKVFFLKSCVELGIPVVSSLGAGGKVDPSKVEITDISHTYQCNLARYVRKYLHKLGVRKGITVVFSPEEVDQDKIIETEKAYPKKSIIGTISYMPAIFGCMCASVVVRELYGQKVALPKKKKKDRN comes from the coding sequence ATGATACCTTATTGGATGTCGCGTACCCAACTCTTACTGGGTGATGATGCCGTTGAGAGGCTGATGGGCAAGAACGTATTGGTGGTTGGCCTGGGCGGGGTGGGTGGTATATGTGCCGAAATGATCGCCAGGGCAGGGGTAGGTAAAATGACCATTGTGGATGCAGATGTAGTGGACCTGAGCAATTGTAACCGGCAAATTCCGGCCCTTCATTCCAAGGAAAAAAAGCTGAAGGCAGAAGTAATGGCAGAACGGTTAAAGGATATTAACCCCAACCTGGAATTGACAGTATACCCAGAATACATTAAGGACGAAAGGACCGTTGAGATCCTTACCTCACAACCTTTCGACTATGCCGTTGATTGCATTGATACCTTATCCCCCAAGGTATTCTTCCTGAAATCATGCGTGGAATTAGGCATCCCCGTGGTGAGTTCACTCGGGGCAGGGGGTAAGGTAGATCCTTCAAAGGTGGAAATAACGGATATCTCCCATACCTACCAATGCAACCTCGCCCGTTACGTGCGCAAGTACCTGCACAAATTGGGAGTGAGGAAGGGGATTACCGTGGTGTTTTCCCCCGAGGAGGTAGACCAGGACAAGATCATTGAAACCGAAAAGGCCTATCCCAAAAAATCTATCATCGGTACCATTTCCTATATGCCGGCAATCTTTGGCTGTATGTGTGCCAGTGTAGTGGTGCGGGAATTGTATGGCCAAAAGGTAGCCTTGCCCAAAAAGAAGAAAAAGGACAGGAACTAA
- a CDS encoding rhodanese-like domain-containing protein, with translation MKNYVIAFLLSLAFNACDSHAQTTKPLSPQAFEEKIKKEKVQVLDVRTADEFRKGHIKGALQADWWNSKEFEDRTQHLDHSVPVMVYCASGGRSASAAEALRKKGYSVYDLEGGMTNWKKQALPVEGAAETAQYTMDDFNKLVTQADVVLVDFGAEWCPPCRKMEPVLKQLQSDLAGKFTLVKIDGGVHTTLMNQLNVGSLPHFLVYKKGQQTFSKQGIMSLDELKKALQ, from the coding sequence ATGAAAAATTACGTAATAGCCTTCCTGCTTTCACTGGCCTTTAACGCTTGTGATTCCCACGCGCAAACAACCAAACCCCTCAGCCCACAGGCATTTGAGGAAAAGATCAAGAAGGAGAAAGTGCAGGTACTGGATGTTAGGACCGCCGATGAGTTCCGTAAGGGGCATATCAAGGGAGCCTTACAGGCAGACTGGTGGAACAGCAAGGAATTTGAGGACCGCACCCAGCACCTCGACCATTCGGTACCGGTTATGGTGTATTGTGCCTCCGGCGGAAGAAGTGCATCAGCAGCGGAAGCGCTAAGAAAGAAGGGATATTCCGTTTATGACCTGGAAGGCGGTATGACCAATTGGAAAAAGCAGGCGCTGCCGGTAGAAGGTGCTGCCGAGACTGCCCAGTATACCATGGATGATTTCAATAAACTGGTGACCCAGGCAGATGTGGTGCTGGTGGATTTTGGCGCAGAATGGTGTCCTCCCTGCCGGAAAATGGAGCCTGTGCTGAAGCAACTCCAGTCTGATCTTGCCGGAAAATTTACCCTCGTGAAGATCGATGGTGGGGTACACACTACCCTCATGAACCAACTAAATGTAGGCTCACTACCCCATTTCCTTGTATATAAAAAAGGGCAACAAACCTTTAGTAAACAAGGCATTATGTCATTAGATGAATTAAAAAAAGCCCTTCAATAA
- a CDS encoding YkgJ family cysteine cluster protein, protein MSTLPIQTDLAFIELQSHLKVAENDKFKDFLKGQPHYLVDELAVELNAAIEPLIDCTTCGNCCRSLMITVSSTEADRLALVLNKSLTQTKAEYLEESMGGQLVINTIPCHFLECNKCTIYEDRFADCRAFPNLHLPELSKRIFATLMHYGRCPIVYNVIEAMKERTNFMAV, encoded by the coding sequence TTGTCAACATTACCTATCCAAACAGATCTTGCATTCATCGAACTCCAATCCCACCTTAAAGTGGCGGAGAACGATAAGTTCAAGGATTTCCTGAAAGGCCAGCCCCATTACCTGGTCGATGAATTGGCCGTGGAATTGAATGCCGCCATTGAGCCACTGATCGATTGCACTACCTGTGGCAATTGCTGCAGGAGCCTCATGATCACGGTCAGTTCAACTGAAGCAGATAGGCTCGCCCTTGTATTGAATAAAAGTCTTACACAAACCAAGGCCGAATACCTGGAAGAGAGTATGGGTGGCCAGTTGGTCATCAATACCATCCCCTGCCATTTCCTGGAGTGCAATAAATGCACGATCTACGAAGACCGTTTTGCGGATTGCCGGGCTTTTCCCAACCTTCATCTGCCTGAGTTGTCCAAAAGGATCTTCGCCACCCTCATGCATTATGGCAGATGTCCCATCGTGTACAATGTTATTGAGGCAATGAAAGAACGCACTAATTTTATGGCCGTATAA
- a CDS encoding DNA topoisomerase IV subunit B, producing the protein MAEANKAQFEYTEDSIRSLDWREHIRLRPGMYIGKLGDGSSADDGIYVLLKEVIDNCIDEHTMGYGKQVEITVKDRTVTIRDYGRGIPLGKVVDVVSKINTGAKYDSKAFQKSVGLNGVGTKAVNALSHYFKVTAFREGKEKTAEFERGVLVKEYKETASSQQNGTLVHFIPDDTVFRNFHYQEEYIENMLWNYCYLNAGLVIVFNGKKYVSKNGLLDLLQRKTNEDELRYPIIHLKGEDIEVAVSHNNDYGEELFSFVNGQYTTQGGTHQQAFREAFVKVVRDFYKKDYDASDIRQSIAAAVAVRVVEPVFESQTKTKLGSQYIVEGGQSMKNFVLEFLAKHLDNYLHKNPATAEALKKRIEQSERERKELAGIKKLANERAKKANLHNRKLRDCRFHYNEEPSGKDKEAIVQKINESTIFITEGDSASGSITKARNVETQAVFSLRGKPLNCFGLTKKVVYENEEFNLLQHALNIEEGIEGLRYNNIVIATDADVDGMHIRLLLMTFFLQFFPDLVKNGHVFILETPLFRVRNKQETIYCYDESEKQAAIRKLGGKPEITRFKGLGEISPDEFSRFIGEDMRKQPVIVMPETHIQQFLEYYMGKNTPQRQDFIIDNLKVELDLIEEVESK; encoded by the coding sequence ATGGCTGAAGCAAACAAAGCGCAATTTGAGTATACCGAAGATTCCATACGGAGCCTTGACTGGCGGGAACATATCCGTCTCCGCCCGGGTATGTACATCGGAAAACTGGGGGATGGCAGTAGTGCTGATGATGGTATTTATGTATTGCTGAAAGAAGTGATCGATAACTGTATTGACGAACATACCATGGGTTATGGCAAGCAGGTGGAGATCACGGTCAAGGACAGGACCGTTACCATCAGGGACTATGGCCGTGGTATTCCCCTGGGCAAAGTGGTGGATGTGGTGAGTAAGATCAATACAGGCGCCAAATATGATAGCAAAGCCTTCCAGAAAAGTGTCGGCCTGAACGGTGTGGGTACCAAGGCAGTTAATGCCCTAAGTCATTATTTCAAGGTAACTGCTTTCAGGGAAGGCAAGGAGAAGACGGCTGAGTTTGAACGTGGTGTGCTGGTTAAGGAATATAAGGAAACTGCTAGCAGCCAGCAGAACGGCACCCTTGTACACTTCATCCCGGACGATACGGTTTTCCGCAATTTCCATTACCAGGAAGAGTATATTGAAAACATGCTTTGGAACTATTGCTACCTGAATGCGGGTTTAGTGATAGTATTCAATGGTAAGAAATATGTAAGTAAGAATGGTCTGCTTGACCTGCTGCAGCGCAAGACGAATGAGGATGAACTGCGCTACCCCATTATCCACCTCAAAGGGGAGGACATTGAGGTGGCCGTTTCGCATAACAATGATTATGGTGAAGAACTGTTCAGTTTCGTTAACGGCCAGTACACCACACAGGGCGGTACCCATCAACAGGCCTTCCGGGAAGCTTTTGTTAAGGTGGTGAGGGATTTCTACAAGAAGGACTATGATGCTTCGGACATCCGGCAAAGTATTGCCGCGGCTGTTGCCGTTAGGGTCGTTGAGCCGGTATTTGAATCGCAGACCAAAACGAAACTGGGTTCACAATACATTGTAGAAGGTGGCCAGAGCATGAAAAATTTCGTGTTAGAGTTTTTAGCCAAGCACCTGGACAACTACCTGCATAAGAACCCGGCAACTGCTGAAGCGCTGAAGAAGCGGATCGAACAGAGTGAGCGGGAAAGAAAGGAACTCGCCGGTATCAAGAAACTGGCCAACGAAAGGGCAAAGAAGGCCAACCTGCATAACCGCAAACTGCGCGACTGCCGCTTTCATTACAATGAGGAGCCATCAGGTAAGGACAAGGAGGCCATAGTCCAGAAGATCAATGAATCTACTATATTCATCACCGAGGGTGACTCTGCCAGTGGTTCCATCACCAAGGCCCGCAATGTGGAGACCCAGGCTGTATTCAGTTTAAGGGGTAAGCCTTTGAACTGTTTTGGCCTTACCAAGAAGGTGGTATATGAAAACGAGGAATTCAACCTGTTGCAGCACGCCCTTAACATTGAGGAAGGCATTGAAGGACTGCGTTACAACAATATCGTGATCGCGACAGATGCCGATGTGGATGGTATGCACATCAGGTTACTGCTCATGACCTTCTTCCTGCAATTCTTTCCTGACCTGGTGAAGAATGGCCACGTTTTCATCCTGGAAACCCCCTTGTTCAGGGTGCGGAACAAACAGGAAACCATCTATTGTTATGATGAATCCGAAAAGCAGGCAGCGATCAGGAAATTGGGAGGTAAACCGGAGATCACCCGATTCAAGGGACTGGGTGAGATCTCACCCGACGAATTCTCAAGGTTCATTGGTGAGGACATGCGTAAGCAACCCGTCATCGTAATGCCGGAAACCCATATCCAGCAATTCCTTGAATATTATATGGGCAAGAACACCCCGCAAAGGCAGGACTTCATCATTGACAACCTGAAAGTGGAACTTGACCTGATTGAGGAAGTGGAAAGCAAGTAG
- a CDS encoding DUF1835 domain-containing protein, whose translation MIHVVFNEPDVTVINQAIELDENLKGDVVLIRDDYAVGPIQNLYLGEGREARKQWWSAVLAGGDYDGKADSGEVDDYKTVAELVGTMRRNPDEIIWIWAAQNKHDVSGYYWLLHFMKEFQGRVFILYLNNLPFINEKGQLFYPTWLSTIPPKEFLKAKKLARPITLSEFEVDPDEWIRLANEGKQVRILEGGKKLSQYGEEYYDEELKKFITGDWQKASKVINQFLSKARQTTGDAYLLWRLKKIVSGEGYDVQGEMKAMKDFEVKQKVGQPA comes from the coding sequence ATGATTCACGTTGTATTTAATGAACCAGATGTAACGGTGATCAACCAGGCCATTGAACTGGATGAAAACCTGAAAGGGGATGTTGTACTCATCCGTGACGATTATGCTGTAGGGCCCATCCAGAACCTATACCTGGGTGAAGGAAGGGAAGCCCGCAAACAATGGTGGTCAGCGGTATTGGCCGGTGGGGATTATGATGGCAAGGCCGACTCGGGTGAAGTAGATGATTACAAGACAGTGGCAGAGTTGGTTGGCACCATGCGCCGGAACCCGGATGAGATCATCTGGATCTGGGCTGCCCAGAACAAACATGATGTGTCCGGTTATTACTGGCTCCTGCATTTTATGAAAGAATTCCAGGGCAGGGTTTTCATCCTTTACCTGAACAACCTGCCCTTCATCAATGAGAAGGGGCAGTTGTTCTACCCAACCTGGCTGAGCACCATTCCGCCAAAGGAATTCCTCAAGGCCAAGAAACTGGCAAGGCCCATTACCCTGAGTGAATTTGAGGTGGATCCCGATGAATGGATCCGACTAGCCAATGAAGGCAAACAGGTGAGGATACTGGAAGGAGGAAAGAAACTGAGCCAATATGGGGAAGAATATTATGACGAAGAGTTGAAGAAGTTCATTACCGGAGATTGGCAAAAGGCCAGCAAGGTCATCAACCAGTTCCTGTCCAAAGCCAGGCAAACTACCGGTGATGCCTACCTTCTTTGGCGCCTGAAAAAGATCGTTTCTGGAGAAGGCTACGATGTACAGGGTGAAATGAAGGCCATGAAGGATTTCGAGGTTAAACAAAAAGTTGGCCAACCCGCATAA
- a CDS encoding VOC family protein, which produces MNLGTVHHIAIIAGDYQRSKAFYTQVLGLEIIREVYREERDSYKLDLALNGHYIIELFSFPGAPPRPSRPEAQGLRHLAFAVSDLDKAVAELADKGVVTEPIRVDPYTDRRFTFFSDPDGLPLELYEL; this is translated from the coding sequence ATGAACCTGGGAACCGTTCACCATATAGCCATTATAGCAGGTGATTACCAGCGAAGCAAAGCGTTCTATACGCAGGTACTGGGACTGGAAATCATCCGGGAAGTCTACCGCGAGGAAAGGGACTCTTACAAGCTTGACCTTGCGCTGAATGGTCATTATATCATTGAACTGTTCTCTTTTCCAGGTGCACCGCCAAGGCCTTCACGGCCAGAAGCCCAGGGTTTAAGGCACCTGGCCTTTGCGGTTAGCGACCTTGATAAAGCTGTTGCGGAATTGGCCGATAAGGGAGTTGTCACTGAACCGATCAGGGTGGATCCTTATACAGACAGACGGTTCACATTTTTCAGTGACCCGGATGGATTGCCGTTAGAGTTATATGAATTATAA